The following proteins come from a genomic window of Leptolyngbya sp. CCY15150:
- the coaBC gene encoding bifunctional phosphopantothenoylcysteine decarboxylase/phosphopantothenate--cysteine ligase CoaBC — translation MPQRVLIGVGGGIAAYKVCEVVSSLAQSDRDVRVIMTAAAEQFVAPLTLATLARHPAYGDRHEWTGDRGRPLHIDLGEWAQVLVLAPLTANTLGKLAHGLADNLLTNTVLASTCPVLLAPAMNTDMWNQVSVQRNWQQIHQDPRYHAVGPGAGRLACDRVGTGRMAEPAEILAQVRSLLYTQGRRDLVGRHILISAGSTREFLDPVRFIGNPSTGKMGIALAQAALHRGATVTLVHGPMEAALQTGLNGVERSPVTTAEEMYQALLHHLPRTDWLIMAAAVADVKPAQTHQHKLPKAELPESLPLANVPDLIATLKQHKQPHQRFIGFAAQTGDIVTPALDKLQRKGLDAIAANPIDQPHSGFGSDDNQAILIDAQGRQQAIAPCSKLEMAHQLLDFVQDLP, via the coding sequence ATGCCTCAGCGAGTATTAATAGGAGTAGGCGGCGGCATTGCGGCCTATAAAGTTTGTGAAGTAGTCTCTAGCCTGGCCCAATCAGATCGTGACGTGCGGGTGATCATGACGGCAGCGGCCGAGCAGTTTGTCGCGCCCCTCACCTTGGCTACCCTGGCCCGCCACCCCGCCTATGGCGATCGCCATGAATGGACGGGCGATCGCGGCCGACCGCTGCATATTGACCTAGGAGAATGGGCTCAGGTGCTAGTGCTGGCTCCCCTGACGGCCAATACCCTGGGGAAACTGGCCCATGGGTTAGCCGATAACCTGCTCACCAACACGGTTCTAGCCTCCACCTGCCCAGTGCTCCTCGCCCCCGCCATGAATACCGACATGTGGAACCAGGTGAGCGTGCAGCGCAACTGGCAGCAGATTCATCAGGATCCTCGCTACCATGCCGTTGGCCCCGGTGCCGGTCGCTTGGCCTGCGATCGCGTGGGAACAGGACGCATGGCCGAACCGGCGGAGATTCTAGCCCAGGTGCGATCGCTCCTCTATACCCAAGGTCGGCGAGATCTGGTGGGTCGGCATATTCTGATCAGCGCTGGCAGCACCCGCGAATTCCTCGATCCCGTGCGGTTTATTGGCAATCCATCCACGGGCAAAATGGGGATCGCCCTAGCCCAAGCCGCTCTGCATCGCGGCGCAACCGTCACCCTGGTTCATGGCCCCATGGAGGCCGCCCTACAAACCGGCCTCAACGGCGTGGAGCGATCGCCCGTCACCACCGCCGAGGAGATGTACCAAGCCCTGCTCCACCATCTGCCTCGCACCGATTGGTTGATCATGGCCGCCGCCGTTGCCGACGTGAAGCCCGCCCAGACCCATCAACACAAATTACCCAAAGCAGAGCTGCCGGAGAGCCTGCCCTTGGCCAACGTCCCCGACCTGATCGCCACCCTCAAGCAGCACAAACAACCCCACCAGCGGTTTATTGGCTTCGCGGCCCAAACCGGCGATATCGTCACCCCGGCCCTAGACAAACTACAGCGCAAGGGACTGGATGCGATCGCTGCCAACCCCATCGACCAACCCCACAGCGGCTTTGGTAGCGATGATAATCAAGCCATTTTGATCGACGCCCAAGGTCGCCAGCAGGCGATCGCCCCCTGCTCCAAACTGGAGATGGCCCACCAATTACTTGATTTTGTGCAGGATTTGCCCTAA
- a CDS encoding dienelactone hydrolase family protein, with protein sequence MNLGVRALSLNAIAIPSASTEAAGLLVGLHGWGANAKDLATLAEYMDLSDYELLFVDAPFPHPQGFGGRMWYGFPLGYAFDTTLSDRDDLVQSRQHLHQWLLSLEEQTGIPLGRTFLAGFSQGGAMALDVGMQLPLAGVLVLSGYLHGPLNTPVQPAPPTLLVHGRQDQVVPIQAAHHTRSQLTAAAVPLTYCEFERMGHEIQPAVMEQIQSFVASIAMGWGETP encoded by the coding sequence ATAAACCTAGGAGTACGAGCCCTGAGCCTGAATGCGATCGCCATTCCTTCCGCCTCAACGGAAGCCGCTGGTCTGCTGGTGGGACTGCATGGTTGGGGAGCCAATGCCAAAGACCTAGCCACCTTAGCAGAGTATATGGATCTATCGGACTACGAATTGCTTTTCGTCGATGCCCCCTTTCCCCACCCCCAAGGCTTCGGCGGACGCATGTGGTATGGATTTCCCTTGGGCTATGCCTTTGATACAACCCTCAGCGATCGCGACGACCTAGTCCAAAGTCGCCAGCATTTACACCAGTGGCTGCTGTCCCTAGAAGAGCAAACCGGCATTCCCCTAGGGCGCACCTTTTTAGCGGGCTTCTCCCAGGGTGGAGCCATGGCGTTGGATGTGGGGATGCAGCTCCCCTTGGCGGGCGTCCTAGTCCTCAGCGGCTACCTCCATGGGCCGCTCAATACGCCAGTTCAGCCAGCGCCGCCGACCCTATTGGTGCATGGTCGCCAAGACCAAGTGGTGCCGATTCAAGCCGCCCACCATACCCGCAGTCAGCTAACCGCAGCAGCCGTTCCGCTCACCTATTGCGAATTTGAACGCATGGGTCATGAAATCCAGCCCGCCGTCATGGAACAAATCCAAAGTTTTGTGGCTAGTATAGCCATGGGTTGGGGAGAAACGCCCTAG
- a CDS encoding DUF2555 domain-containing protein, giving the protein MTTLQHFSTPDVSKVTEEDVAELAVRLDKDDYADPFAGLNDWHLLRAIAFHRPEMVEPYLYLLDLEAYDES; this is encoded by the coding sequence ATGACAACACTGCAACACTTTTCAACGCCAGACGTATCGAAGGTAACGGAGGAAGACGTTGCCGAACTAGCCGTACGTCTCGATAAAGATGACTATGCCGATCCCTTTGCCGGATTGAATGATTGGCATCTACTGCGAGCGATCGCTTTCCACCGTCCAGAAATGGTTGAGCCCTACCTTTATTTGCTGGATCTCGAAGCCTACGACGAATCCTAG